A DNA window from Choristoneura fumiferana chromosome 24, NRCan_CFum_1, whole genome shotgun sequence contains the following coding sequences:
- the LOC141441571 gene encoding caspase-1-like has translation MFYREPTKMTDKIGALATKAFIEALDSRVYQMPTNLIRPSESVIGGIAGGLTGEIIGSYSFPNINLSKTSDLIKSDPELKQVKSLKSDMKIPRVPSKYARTYELEKFKGNRMIIFNHNVFHDSSERPGTRLDEAALINTFTKFSFEVQSHNDLSRRKLMDTLKNFAAADFSEYGCVCVAVLTHGTDKPGYLEAHDQHYSEHEIFEPFDCSKNPTLAAKPIIFIIQACRGAKPAMKVSSRYQLDLDDESAPYHLPTEADRIVFHSSAVGRASVRHPHRGSWFIQSLCNKIQEHAYKDDLETIFRLVRREVALDFVNSRDWKQMPVVTSTLLRELYLVPSNPKETQDYSCTHTEAMELPEKPKEPWPKTPDECPDSSLTQVQPIHMPCSCFLEYFEYLKKCLEGFVQHNPEDTVAKNLLKMTQRVGDGAEYNVQKFSFIQSVWEHFEANMDKFPPHSLKFLYRQYI, from the exons ATGTTCTACCGTGAGCCGACAAAAATGACAGATAAAATAGGAGCATTGGCGACAAAAGCTTTTATAGAGGCCCTGGATAGTCGTGTTTATCAAATGCCAACAAATCTGATACGTCCTTCTGAATCAGTGATCGGTGGTATAGCTGGTGGTTTAACTGGCGAAATCATAGGCTCATATTCCTTTCCAAATATAAACCTTTCAAAAACCAGCGATTTAATAAAGTCTGATCCCGAATTGAAACAAGTGAAATCTCTGAAATCAGATATGAAAATTCCACGCGTACCAAGTAAGTACGCGAGAACTTACGAACTGGAGAAATTTAAAGGGAATCGTATGATTATATTCAACCACAATGTATTCCACGATAGCTCGGAGAGACCGGGTACTCGACTAGATGAAGCGGCCTTGATAAACACGTTCACGAAATTCAGTTTTGAAGTGCAGTCACACAACGATCTTTCGAGAAGAAAGTTGATGGACACGCTCAAAAATT TCGCAGCAGCTGACTTCTCAGAGTACGGGTGCGTGTGCGTCGCCGTATTGACGCATGGCACCGATAAACCAGGCTATCTAGAGGCACACGACCAGCACTACAGCGAACACGAAATCTTTGAACCGTTCGACTGCTCGAAAAACCCTACTTTGGCAGCAAAACCGATCATATTCATAATCCAG GCTTGTCGTGGGGCCAAACCGGCGATGAAGGTGTCTTCCAGGTACCAGTTGGACCTTGATGACGAGAGCGCACCTTACCACCTTCCCACAGAAGCCGACAGAATCGTGTTCCACAGTTCCGCAGTCGGCAGAGCTTCTGTGAG aCATCCACACCGCGGTTCTTGGTTCATACAATCGCTGTGCAACAAAATTCAAGAACACGCGTACAAAGACGACTTGGAAACTATATTCAGGCTAGTCAGAAGAGAGGTCGCACTGGATTTTGTGAATAGCAGG GATTGGAAGCAAATGCCAGTAGTGACGTCCACTTTATTAAGGGAACTATACCTTGTTCCTAGTAATCCAAAAGAGACACAAGATTATTCTTGCACACATACAGAGGCCATGGAGCTACCAGAGAAACCTAAGGAGCCATGGCCTAAGACGCCCGATGAATGTCCTGATTCATCGCTAACCCAGGTCCAGCCGATCCACATGCCATGTTCTTGCTTCTTGGAGTATTTCGAATACCTAAAGAAATGTTTGGA GGGTTTCGTTCAACACAATCCTGAGGACACTGTCGCCAAAAACCTATTGAAAATGACACAAAGAGTCGGAGATGGTGCTGAGTACAACGTCCAGAAGTTCAGCTTCATTCAGTCCGTGTGGGAGCACTTTGAGGCTAATATGGATAAGTTTCCACCCCACAGTTTAAAGTTTTTGTATCGCCAATACATATAA